The Candidatus Zixiibacteriota bacterium genome contains a region encoding:
- a CDS encoding FAD-dependent oxidoreductase has product MIVDGKQLEAPGSQSLLSTLLDNDIYVPHICHHPALPACDDDGCGLCVVQVNGDASPVRACRIASDTVSEVTTDSVQIREARQRSLAKILTTHPHACLTCSDAEGCTRTSCTQNVEVPERCCSLFGNCQLQDVAAYIGIPDFTPRYKSDGLPKVLDEPFYNFDYNLCIACTRCIRACRDVKKVDALKLTEEFGRPVAIPKSGRLKESGCIFCGLCIEVCPTGAMMDKPFESDRKEDAVVPCRATCPAEIDVPLYVRLVAQKRYGEAVAVIREKAPIPGILGRVCYNPCEQGCRRKTWDEPVAIRSLKRFAADHDDGHWKSQLVLKDQSGKRVAVVGAGPAGLTASYYLRLSGHQVDLYDRMKKPGGMLRYGIPRFRLPEEALQIETQAILDLGVTFHPQSPIDSPDELSGFDAVFWATGAARSVALAKGSQQEDIAQDGLELLQRINDGEKIDLSGRVAVIGGGNVATDVARSARRLGADKVTIVYRRTRDEMPAYENEIDEALAEGIEMRFLHGPVGVKKENGHLSVTLQKMQLGEADSSGRRSPVPIEGSTTEMQVDHVVAAIGQRVETLAKFGVTTKGTIEVSPLDSMTSREGVFAGGDNVSGPSSVVAAVEAGRLVAQAVDRYLGGDGELPAYGIAADKDPAASQHATTSLQSPHCLLVEKRDGFDEIEQGYDDTTAVAQASRCSRCDLRLKVPAVQSPPEGLDKFNQDGVATVPTEAGVLLLYDHDKNVVLVAGAENMQALADEKLQDGFDADFLSFEPHQMYTQRESEMLSQHLQKHGSLPTGNDLDDELF; this is encoded by the coding sequence ATGATCGTCGACGGCAAACAACTAGAGGCACCTGGTAGTCAGAGTCTTCTTTCGACCCTGTTGGATAATGACATTTATGTCCCGCACATTTGTCATCATCCGGCTTTACCGGCGTGCGACGACGACGGTTGCGGTCTCTGTGTGGTACAGGTCAACGGCGATGCATCACCGGTGCGCGCCTGCCGGATTGCCTCGGATACGGTCAGCGAAGTGACGACCGACAGCGTTCAGATCAGGGAAGCGCGACAAAGAAGTCTCGCCAAAATACTCACCACCCACCCCCACGCATGCCTGACATGCTCCGACGCCGAGGGGTGCACCCGAACCAGTTGTACCCAGAATGTTGAAGTGCCGGAACGATGTTGTTCGCTGTTTGGAAACTGCCAACTGCAGGACGTCGCCGCCTATATCGGTATCCCCGATTTCACTCCGCGTTACAAGTCGGACGGGCTGCCAAAAGTACTCGACGAACCGTTCTATAACTTCGATTACAATCTCTGTATTGCCTGCACCCGTTGTATCCGCGCCTGTCGCGATGTCAAGAAGGTCGATGCGCTCAAGCTCACCGAAGAATTCGGACGACCGGTTGCGATACCGAAATCCGGCAGGCTGAAAGAATCCGGCTGTATCTTCTGCGGTCTCTGTATTGAAGTATGCCCCACCGGCGCCATGATGGACAAACCGTTTGAGAGTGATCGCAAGGAGGATGCGGTGGTACCCTGTCGCGCCACTTGTCCGGCCGAGATCGACGTACCCTTGTACGTCCGGCTGGTGGCCCAGAAGCGCTACGGCGAAGCGGTCGCGGTCATTCGTGAGAAAGCGCCTATCCCCGGTATTCTGGGCCGGGTATGTTACAACCCATGCGAGCAGGGCTGCCGTCGCAAGACCTGGGATGAGCCGGTGGCTATTCGTTCTCTCAAGAGATTCGCCGCCGACCATGATGATGGACATTGGAAGAGTCAGCTGGTGCTGAAAGACCAATCAGGCAAGAGGGTCGCGGTTGTTGGGGCCGGACCGGCCGGGTTGACGGCGAGCTACTACCTAAGATTGTCGGGACACCAGGTAGACCTGTACGACCGTATGAAAAAACCCGGCGGGATGTTAAGATATGGTATCCCCAGATTCCGTTTACCGGAAGAAGCACTGCAGATCGAGACCCAGGCAATCCTCGACCTGGGCGTTACCTTTCATCCGCAGTCACCGATTGACTCGCCGGATGAGCTGTCCGGTTTCGACGCTGTATTCTGGGCGACAGGAGCAGCCCGCTCGGTGGCCCTGGCCAAAGGTTCACAGCAGGAGGACATCGCACAAGATGGACTCGAACTCTTGCAACGAATCAACGACGGTGAGAAGATCGATCTTTCGGGACGGGTAGCTGTGATCGGCGGCGGCAATGTGGCCACCGATGTCGCTCGCTCGGCCCGTCGTTTGGGGGCGGACAAAGTGACGATTGTCTATCGTCGCACTCGCGATGAGATGCCGGCCTATGAAAACGAAATCGACGAGGCGCTGGCCGAAGGCATTGAAATGCGTTTTCTGCACGGCCCAGTTGGTGTCAAAAAAGAGAATGGGCACCTGAGTGTGACATTGCAAAAGATGCAACTGGGTGAAGCAGACAGTTCTGGCCGACGTTCGCCGGTGCCGATTGAAGGATCGACCACAGAGATGCAGGTCGATCATGTAGTGGCTGCTATCGGCCAGCGCGTAGAGACTCTGGCGAAGTTTGGTGTCACGACTAAAGGAACCATTGAGGTGTCGCCATTGGACAGCATGACTTCACGCGAAGGCGTATTTGCAGGAGGAGACAACGTGTCGGGACCGTCATCGGTGGTCGCGGCGGTCGAGGCAGGTCGTCTGGTCGCCCAGGCGGTCGACCGCTATCTCGGAGGCGACGGTGAATTGCCTGCCTATGGCATTGCCGCCGACAAAGACCCGGCGGCATCACAACATGCAACCACATCTCTTCAGTCACCACACTGTCTGCTGGTGGAGAAGCGGGACGGATTCGATGAGATCGAACAAGGTTACGACGATACCACCGCCGTTGCGCAGGCGTCACGATGCAGCCGCTGTGATCTCAGGCTGAAGGTCCCGGCCGTTCAATCGCCGCCGGAGGGGCTCGACAAGTTCAACCAGGACGGCGTGGCAACCGTGCCGACTGAGGCGGGTGTGTTGCTGCTTTACGACCATGATAAAAACGTTGTGCTGGTTGCCGGTGCGGAGAACATGCAGGCTCTCGCCGACGAGAAGCTACAAGATGGATTTGATGCTGATTTCCTGAGTTTTGAACCACATCAGATGTATACTCAGCGCGAGTCAGAAATGTTGTCGCAGCATTTGCAGAAACACGGCAGCTTGCCGACCGGTAACGACCTTGATGATGAGTTGTTCTAA
- a CDS encoding zinc-binding dehydrogenase: MKAAVFHGPKQPLKIEEVPTPTPGPGQLLIKTAACGVCHTDIGYIDHGVPTFKKPPLILGHEPSGTVAGMGEGVDGFKEGDNILLPAVYTCGNCRACRTGRENICDSMIMFGNNVDGAYAEYLLAPAKDTFHLPKEIPLVEGCIIADAISTPYHAIVNRAQVKPGDSVVVIGCGGVGINLVQMAAAVGGAVIAVDISEEKLEWAKKLGAKAVINPKEDEKWPKTVKKMTGGGADIAIEAIGNAKVIETAFASLRVGGRLVVLGYSAENISLFAGKIMFHEMEIVGSLGCRPVDYPKLIEMCRLGMIKVKELVTARFSLDDINDAFDHLRKGAGLRSIITFE; encoded by the coding sequence ATGAAGGCCGCCGTTTTTCATGGACCGAAACAGCCTCTGAAAATTGAAGAAGTTCCCACGCCCACTCCCGGACCCGGACAGTTGCTGATAAAGACAGCGGCTTGCGGTGTCTGCCACACCGACATCGGTTACATCGACCACGGCGTTCCGACATTCAAGAAACCACCACTGATCCTCGGCCACGAACCCTCGGGCACCGTAGCCGGTATGGGCGAAGGGGTCGACGGTTTCAAAGAAGGTGACAATATTCTTTTGCCGGCGGTATACACATGCGGTAACTGTCGTGCCTGTCGCACCGGGCGTGAGAATATTTGCGACAGCATGATCATGTTCGGCAACAATGTCGACGGCGCCTACGCTGAGTACTTACTGGCACCGGCCAAAGACACTTTCCATCTGCCAAAAGAGATACCGCTTGTCGAAGGATGCATCATTGCCGATGCTATCTCGACGCCTTACCATGCCATTGTCAACCGGGCGCAGGTCAAGCCGGGTGACTCGGTGGTGGTGATCGGTTGCGGCGGTGTCGGCATCAATTTGGTGCAGATGGCTGCAGCCGTCGGCGGTGCCGTGATCGCGGTAGATATCTCAGAGGAAAAACTTGAGTGGGCCAAAAAACTCGGCGCGAAGGCTGTCATCAATCCCAAAGAAGATGAAAAATGGCCCAAGACGGTCAAGAAGATGACCGGCGGTGGGGCCGACATTGCCATCGAAGCTATCGGCAACGCCAAAGTTATCGAAACCGCCTTTGCCTCGTTGCGCGTTGGCGGACGATTGGTGGTGTTGGGTTACAGCGCTGAGAACATTTCGCTTTTTGCCGGGAAGATCATGTTTCACGAGATGGAGATTGTCGGCTCACTGGGTTGTCGACCGGTCGACTATCCCAAACTGATCGAGATGTGCCGACTGGGGATGATCAAGGTCAAGGAATTGGTCACGGCTCGTTTTTCATTGGATGATATCAATGATGCCTTCGACCATCTCAGAAAGGGGGCGGGCCTCCGCTCGATTATAACCTTTGAGTAG
- a CDS encoding 3-hydroxybutyryl-CoA dehydrogenase — MAITKLGICGLGLMGTGIAEIASKAGIDVVAMEVADKFLEKGMGRINKSLSRAVDKGKLDEAGKKAVLDKIKATTDVNDMADCDLVIEAIVENLDEKIKLYKTLDGIVKKDAIFASNTSSLSITEMGAATDRPGQFCGLHFFNPVPVMKLVEVVKTVATSDATFESAKAFGEKVGKVVVSCKDTPGFVVNRLLVPYLLDAIRALQDGVATKEDIDAGMKLGCGHPMGPLELTDFVGLDTTYFIAEILFAEFKLHHYAAPPLLKAMVKAGYHGRKSGRGFYDYSK, encoded by the coding sequence ATGGCAATCACGAAACTAGGCATCTGCGGTCTGGGGCTGATGGGAACGGGAATCGCCGAGATCGCCTCCAAAGCGGGTATCGATGTCGTCGCTATGGAAGTGGCAGACAAATTCCTGGAAAAGGGAATGGGACGGATCAACAAATCACTTTCGCGAGCGGTCGACAAAGGCAAACTGGATGAAGCCGGTAAAAAAGCGGTGCTTGACAAAATCAAAGCGACCACCGATGTCAACGACATGGCCGACTGTGATCTGGTGATCGAGGCGATTGTAGAAAACCTCGATGAAAAGATCAAGCTGTACAAGACGCTCGATGGCATCGTCAAGAAGGATGCTATCTTTGCTTCGAATACATCGTCACTATCGATAACCGAGATGGGCGCTGCTACCGATCGACCCGGTCAGTTCTGCGGACTGCACTTTTTCAACCCGGTGCCGGTAATGAAGCTGGTCGAAGTTGTCAAGACTGTGGCCACCAGCGACGCCACTTTTGAATCGGCCAAGGCGTTCGGAGAAAAAGTCGGCAAGGTAGTCGTGTCGTGCAAGGATACCCCGGGTTTTGTGGTCAACCGTCTGTTGGTGCCCTACCTGCTCGATGCCATCCGCGCCCTCCAGGATGGTGTGGCCACCAAAGAGGATATCGATGCCGGTATGAAACTGGGTTGCGGCCATCCGATGGGACCGCTTGAATTGACCGACTTTGTCGGCCTTGACACCACCTATTTCATTGCCGAAATTTTGTTCGCCGAGTTTAAGCTGCATCACTACGCAGCACCGCCTCTGTTGAAGGCGATGGTAAAAGCTGGTTATCACGGTCGCAAGTCCGGGCGCGGCTTCTACGATTACAGCAAGTAG
- a CDS encoding enoyl-CoA hydratase-related protein gives MDYKNIKLDKENGVGIVTISRPEVLNSLNDETIADLHACFDYIATDNDIRCVILTGEGKAFVAGADIGELATCDVISGRAKCDRGQSLLFKMEKLPKAIIAVVNGFALGGGCEIAMACDIRLASAKAKLGQPEVSLGIIPGYGGTQRLTRLVGFGKAKQWIFTGDIYPADEAYRIGLVDEVHPPDELMDKAMEMAQKIASRGPLAVAAAKEAINRGCNVTLDAGCEHEAALFAGICVTKDKKEGTNAFLEKRKAEFVGQ, from the coding sequence ATGGATTATAAGAATATCAAACTGGACAAAGAAAACGGTGTCGGCATCGTCACGATCAGTCGACCAGAAGTGCTCAATTCACTCAACGATGAAACGATCGCCGACCTGCACGCCTGTTTCGATTACATCGCCACCGACAATGACATCCGCTGCGTCATTCTCACCGGCGAGGGGAAGGCATTCGTGGCCGGTGCCGATATCGGTGAGTTGGCCACCTGCGATGTGATCAGTGGACGGGCTAAGTGTGATCGCGGTCAGTCGCTGCTTTTCAAGATGGAAAAGCTACCCAAGGCGATCATTGCGGTCGTCAACGGTTTTGCTCTCGGCGGCGGCTGTGAGATTGCTATGGCTTGTGACATTCGTCTGGCTTCGGCCAAAGCCAAACTGGGTCAACCGGAAGTATCGCTGGGAATCATTCCGGGCTATGGCGGCACCCAGCGGCTGACCCGGCTGGTCGGGTTCGGCAAGGCCAAGCAGTGGATTTTCACCGGTGATATCTATCCAGCCGACGAGGCTTACCGGATAGGGCTGGTCGATGAAGTCCATCCTCCGGACGAGCTGATGGACAAGGCCATGGAGATGGCGCAGAAGATTGCCTCGCGCGGGCCGCTGGCTGTCGCGGCGGCCAAGGAAGCGATCAATCGCGGCTGCAATGTCACACTCGACGCCGGGTGTGAACACGAGGCTGCTCTGTTCGCCGGAATCTGCGTTACCAAAGACAAAAAGGAAGGCACTAACGCCTTTCTGGAGAAACGCAAAGCGGAGTTTGTCGGCCAGTAA
- a CDS encoding acyl-CoA dehydrogenase family protein — translation MDFALNEDHLAVQEVARTFTEKKLKPKAEEFDAEQRIDRDLLKEMGELGLMGITLPEQYGGGEMDAVSYMVTSEELSRGCPSHCGVVMLHNSLYGFPLVKHGTEEQKQKYLPPVCTGEYIGAFALSEPGAGSDAASLTTTYQETDDGYVINGTKIFITMGSMCDNCLVFAIKEKGGGPKAISAFLVDRNTEGFEIGTNEKKMGFKASPTSELIFADCKVPKDALLGREGEGFKIAMSTLDGGRISVGAMAVGIAQEALELAVKYSQEREQFGKPLAAFQAIQFHLADMSVQVEAARNLVYKAAWLKDQGEPYTMAGAQAKLFASEMSTKVTHSAVQVMGGYGYCSEYHVERLYRDARVTELFEGTSEMQRIVIARQLMPRR, via the coding sequence ATGGACTTTGCACTGAATGAAGATCACCTGGCCGTCCAGGAAGTGGCGCGCACCTTTACCGAGAAGAAACTGAAACCAAAGGCCGAAGAGTTCGATGCCGAGCAGCGAATAGATCGTGATCTGCTCAAGGAGATGGGCGAACTCGGCCTGATGGGCATCACACTGCCGGAACAGTACGGTGGCGGTGAGATGGATGCCGTCTCTTACATGGTGACCAGCGAAGAATTGTCGCGCGGTTGTCCGTCGCATTGCGGGGTGGTCATGCTGCACAATTCGCTCTATGGTTTTCCGTTGGTGAAGCACGGCACCGAAGAACAGAAGCAGAAGTATCTCCCGCCCGTCTGCACGGGTGAGTACATAGGAGCCTTCGCCCTATCTGAGCCGGGCGCCGGTTCCGATGCCGCCTCGCTTACCACTACCTACCAGGAGACCGACGACGGCTACGTTATCAACGGCACCAAGATATTCATCACGATGGGTTCGATGTGCGACAACTGTCTGGTCTTTGCGATCAAGGAAAAGGGCGGCGGACCCAAGGCGATCAGCGCTTTCCTGGTTGATCGCAATACTGAGGGGTTCGAGATCGGCACCAATGAAAAAAAGATGGGTTTCAAAGCCTCGCCGACTTCCGAGTTGATCTTCGCAGACTGCAAAGTGCCCAAAGACGCCCTGCTTGGAAGAGAAGGGGAGGGGTTCAAGATTGCTATGTCGACGCTCGATGGTGGACGGATCAGTGTCGGCGCCATGGCCGTCGGGATCGCTCAGGAGGCACTGGAGTTGGCCGTCAAGTACTCGCAGGAGCGTGAACAGTTCGGCAAACCGTTGGCGGCTTTTCAGGCGATTCAATTTCACTTGGCCGATATGTCGGTACAGGTTGAGGCGGCGCGCAATCTTGTCTACAAGGCGGCTTGGTTGAAAGACCAGGGTGAGCCGTACACCATGGCCGGGGCACAGGCCAAACTATTCGCCTCTGAGATGTCGACCAAAGTGACGCACTCAGCCGTGCAGGTGATGGGTGGTTATGGTTATTGCAGCGAGTACCACGTCGAACGATTGTACCGCGATGCCCGTGTCACTGAATTGTTCGAAGGTACTTCCGAGATGCAACGAATCGTCATCGCCCGCCAGTTGATGCCCCGGAGGTGA
- a CDS encoding RelA/SpoT domain-containing protein — MEEVVMNDKKRANIRFDLYSAFQFSDSCAKIMSSWQTDRMVCQAAEQVLEQGLMDLRAKSVSSDIGKNLPHGAKVFYSSNVRVKQDTSLRIKLFNKVWADCGFDESWPESNGDEYLSLLTSADRLKSAYSSVKDLLGGRLVLACIEDFDRCLDFVREYLETNEYKVFKEYKDFRVKPKRDGYYGCHLYVRVPSRGAPRFRKAELQIQTLLGNAWSLFGHDMLMKTLEVPGRQLLLPIAYRQMAGLSRGLQATDYMFGITRTFINES, encoded by the coding sequence ATGGAAGAAGTAGTTATGAATGACAAGAAAAGAGCAAACATCCGCTTCGATCTTTACAGCGCCTTCCAATTCTCCGACAGTTGCGCAAAAATTATGTCGTCATGGCAAACGGATAGAATGGTCTGTCAAGCTGCTGAGCAAGTTCTTGAGCAGGGCCTTATGGACTTGCGCGCTAAGTCAGTTTCGTCAGATATTGGTAAGAATCTTCCTCATGGTGCGAAGGTCTTCTACAGTTCCAATGTGCGTGTTAAGCAGGATACAAGTCTCAGGATTAAGCTCTTCAATAAAGTATGGGCCGATTGTGGATTTGATGAATCCTGGCCCGAATCCAACGGCGATGAATACCTAAGTCTGCTGACCAGCGCAGATCGACTGAAATCAGCATACTCCTCCGTGAAGGATCTCTTGGGAGGTCGTCTTGTTTTAGCATGTATCGAAGACTTTGACAGGTGTCTCGATTTTGTGAGGGAATATCTCGAGACAAATGAGTACAAAGTTTTCAAGGAGTATAAGGACTTCAGGGTGAAGCCGAAAAGGGATGGCTACTATGGTTGTCATTTGTACGTGAGGGTGCCAAGTCGAGGTGCTCCACGGTTCCGAAAGGCAGAATTACAGATTCAGACGCTACTCGGCAATGCCTGGTCACTTTTTGGGCATGACATGTTGATGAAGACCCTGGAGGTGCCGGGTCGTCAGCTTCTTTTACCCATTGCGTATCGGCAGATGGCAGGTCTCTCTCGCGGACTTCAGGCCACTGACTACATGTTTGGTATCACTAGAACATTTATTAACGAGTCATAG